The genomic interval TGGACTTTTTCCTCTTTGCAGAAACATGCCTGATCAAGAATACTCTGACTGCAGGGATCTCGTCACAATCAAAGACTGGCTTCAGAAACAGCCGCATCTGCCTGATGATGTTGGTAagtgtatataataattgtgAAACTTTCAGTCAAGATTAATCAGCACAAATAAGTGATAGGAAAACCATTATTGGTACCATTATTActactgcagtgtagtttgttccgccttGTTTGTTCTCTTTCTACACATacatgcgcttcggaagcggtagtagataccTATAACTAGACTTAAGTTATGACGTcaatttttgttgaaaaactatcaaaaattatattgtatttgtttgttatacaGTTCGTCTAGCATTAAATGAAGTTacgtacttatatttttttaattataccgAACCGACCCCATTTCCATTACTCAAACCCCTTTAGCCTTGTAAAGTACTATACAAAAGTAACTGGAAAATTCATTAAAGAAACCAGGCGTCCCTGTCACCAAAGTTTCGGAATAATTTCCGATAGTATCGACAGGCTGCCACTTTTCACAAACATATTTCGTAACCCTAAAGTTCCATGTTCTTTAAGGCCATAACGAGCCAAATTAACTTAACATAAAACTTAGGGCCGGTTGGTatttatcacatttttgtggGTAAAGCTAAAGCCTAACCTTCGGTCATGTTGCTAAACTCGTTCTCTGCAGTACAACTTTATATCGATTATAAGTAATGGCTGGGAATTAATATGGATTAACCAGGTCAATTGTATCATATCCTTCCACACCAATGAGATTAAATAGACTTCGGGTTGAAGCTTGACTTAACTAAACTTAGGACAACAAGTtacacttttaaaatttatatggtCTGGATGAGGAAcagatgtaaataattattacgtGCCAAACGTGTTTCCGAAATGCTCGATCATATTTGTTACCTAGATATCTTTCTATAAAGTACTTGGTACCAGAATTTCTTATGCAAACAAAGATTACGATGACATCATAGCGTCTGGACAAGCATCACTTTTAGATGATAATTCACTTACAGTCATGTGAAGCCCGAAATATTATAGATACCTACCTATCTAAAGTCTAGTTTGAATACAGTCATTCAATTAGCCTTAAAAAGGATATTTTTAGAGGAATAATTCTTCATCTACGTTGGCACCATTTGAGCACCTGGAGTGCCTTCGCGCTAATACACAGCTGTATAAAGTATACGTAGTCAGTAAGGATATGAGAAATACTTTCACAATACAGGTCCATTGGGAAACACATTGCTTCTCGAGCACGCAACTTTAACTGGATTCATCGAGACCGAGGTACGCAGATACCGCTGATAGACTAACATTTAACTACATTTATCAgtaattataacaaacatcTTGTTCTATATCTGCGGTCTGCACCTTTACCTACTTAAAGAAATGCGAAATAAACGAGTTTTAAGTTTGGTATATTATTAGGTAGTAtaagtttacattttttgtttgaaaaccTATGTCCTATCGATAGTGGTTTATAATCGTAATAGGAGTAAATGAAGAGGGAATTTTCCGAAATTCATGCGGATCTAAAATAACTTAGTTTGCAGAATATGTGCTGTGACggatttacttaatttttttttgtgtgacgAACCCACAGCAACCCCTATAACTTGTTGTACAGCTTTGTTGTCTTCCATAACATTTGtataaacgtttttattttacttgttcAGAGGAGCTGCTCCTGCGCCGGTTCCTAGCGAGCTGCGGCTACAGTTTGGAGCTGACAAAGCGCACCATAGACTTCTTCTTCACGCTGCGGTCCAACGCACCAGAGATATTCTGCAAACGCGACCCCTGGGCTCCTGAGATCAGACGCGTCTTGGAGATCACGTATGTACTATTTTTAGGTTTGCAAATAGCATTTAAATCtactatgtttttattttgctataAAAAGTTAGTACAATTGTTAGTAACATTTAGTTTTGCTTCCCTTTTGAATATTGTTAGCTTCATTCATCGCatcattaaaattcaaattgctAAAGAAAATCTaagtggttttatttttgtctcaaTACCTAACTCTTTCTAATATTGTTCATGTTTAGCAAAGGAAATTtgttggatattttttttaatgactttCTCTCGttctaaaaaaacatttataggTACAACACACTTTTTGCAGTTTGGCTTTTGGTGTCATCTTAATAACAATTAACATAAATGATTTCTCTAGAGCAATTacattattgtaatataatttatagttgCCAGTTATTAAAGACACGCGCTAAATGTAACTTAGGTGCAATGTACCGAATGCGTCTTATTCACCTTTCACTAGGTGGCTATTCAATttcgattaaattaaattattttagtctatagcaaaagaaattaatggtatatatttttttgtctctATTGTTGACTacgagaattaaaaaaaactttctatATCTCCACTTTgacgaaatttatttaaatatcaacatacctacctatcatttttggaaataaaagtaaaagtagtTTCGACTAAAAATTTTGGAGGACAGAGGAAACTTTCTTTGCAACAAAATTATGGAGTTTCTAAATCgtaaattttccatttttttactAAGATAAGAAGTAATATAATGATGGACtgagaaatgaaataattattttattaattacagaGACCTGATCCCGCTACCTCGGAAAACGAAGGAGAACTACAAAGTCTTCATCTACAGACTGAACACTCCGGAGATAGAACTGTTCAACTTCGTGGACGCTGTGAAGACATTCTTCATGCTCGCTGACACGAGGCTCACAGAAGAAGAGGACATACCGGCCGGAGAAGTGCCTATCTTCGATTCCGCCAATGTTTCGTTGAAGTTCATACCGAAGATTAACTTGTCGGTGCTAAGAAAATATATGCTGTATACGCAGGTTagttaaattactttattactaAAAAGAGTATACTAAGCCGACTtaatgaagagttatgaacgtGGATGGAGCAGAAGAtgggatcatggcaagtaaAATGGTCAATTCTTTGGCAACCTCTTCAAAATAGACCCATGATTTTGTCATGACAAAACAGAATCTTCGTATTCACTTGCCTTAATGAGCAAATTTCCTATAAATCTTCTCTAAAGAGCAAAGGTTGGCATTTCAAATCTTTCAACTACCTACCTGCCTAAAGGTAGCTAGTTAGTAGCtacatttaaactttataaataaccaatgttatttataaccCAAAGTTTTTCCAACATTTCGGTGACACACTATCAACAAAAATCACAATACACATAAGTACATCTTCCATCAAGGTCACACAAAAACACGAGTCTTCACGTTGGCGTTTGTTTTCACAAAGATTTCCAAATATTTGATTACCGGATGTTGATTTCGTCAATTGTTTTTGCTGTGCTTTTGTCTAAAAGCAAATGTTTATCAACATAAGACGACATTGACGTTCCTTGTGTGTTTAGTTATCTATACCACTCAATGATTAGTAATAGCATATAAAACATTCTTAAATCTGCATCCATGTAATTCTGATAgcgaaagaaagaaagaatgtTTACTtggtataaaatacaaatttaaatatgtaattaaacaatttatatcCAAAAATGTGCCAAAAAGCGGACAAACATAGtgtctctctcatctctgcgtgttcccggttgcaccctccactgAAGTGTTTACGGCCCGGGGTCTGCTGGCTGCTTGCTTATCTTCCCGGGCAGATTGTAATAGTCAATCATGAGAGACGCTCATAAATTtaaggattctttttttaggctatAGGCTGGCTAGCTGTCACATCACAGCTTAACGGCTTTTAAGTCTCTGTTTACgccttataataaataagtgatCACTGCCTATTACAGTGTTTTTGTGGAATCATCTTACTTTCTTGTCACGCTTTAGCGTGAGATGTGGCTTGCATATGAAATAGTATCACTTAAAAATCGTTCAATGTGAGGTGATTTTTGTTATCTGTATTTAAATTGTGTATTATAATGTATACGTAAGGTATTTGCATCAACTTGCGTGCATACAAatagtaaagaaataaatattgaccAAGAATGCATAGCGATAAGGGACTTCCCCGaccttttttaaaatcttacaAAACGGTTCGTTTAACCTTCGCCTTCTTAAATCATGATGGATTGTGAATATCTATCAAATACCCGTTTGTTACCACAGACTTCACTCTGAATTTAAAGTTACCTTAGTGTAGTAAAAAGTTAAAGTTACCTTTGTTTAACTCGtattatagtaaaatatataaatttatatattcgggataaattacacagactgaACTACCCCCAACGCT from Amyelois transitella isolate CPQ chromosome 16, ilAmyTran1.1, whole genome shotgun sequence carries:
- the LOC106129693 gene encoding alpha-tocopherol transfer protein-like translates to MPDQEYSDCRDLVTIKDWLQKQPHLPDDVEELLLRRFLASCGYSLELTKRTIDFFFTLRSNAPEIFCKRDPWAPEIRRVLEITDLIPLPRKTKENYKVFIYRLNTPEIELFNFVDAVKTFFMLADTRLTEEEDIPAGEVPIFDSANVSLKFIPKINLSVLRKYMLYTQEAIPIRLKQIHVINAPAYISKIHAICKPFLKTEVAKLIKFHEPNSDSLYKDVPQDLLPEEYGGKAGTVEQIKRYWVKRIEAKRDWFLSNDQRWAVDEALRPSNCKDERSDKARDLPGSFRSLALD